TACGCTAATCCTTTTTGATCGAACTCTTTAAGATAATGGCGATCTCTTTGAGCGGCCGCTCCAGCGCCGGGGAGATGCCCTCGCCCTCTCCGACTCTTTCGGGCTGTACTCCGACGAGGAACACGTCCGCCCCGGTGGAGGCCTTCAGGTACTCCATTACGACGTCCAGCGAAAAGTTGTGGACGCTGGCCTCGAGCTTTTCCAGCTCGCCCGCCTCCACGACCCTCGCACTCCCGGGGGCCTCGCCCAGGCTCGCCGCATCCAGAAAGACGATGGCCAACGGCTTAAGGCGCCGTATCGCCGCCGTGACGTTCTCCGGGGCCCCGTCGGCGTCGATGGCATGGGGCACTTCGCCGCTGAGCATGTCGATCAGGACGGGCCCGATGGCATCGTCTCCCCTCATGCGGTTCCCTACGCCGACAAAGACGACCTTTTCCGGTGGTATCCCCTGAAGCCGTATGATAAGCTCTTTTTGGAAGATCGCGTCCATACTTCCCCTTCTATACATGCATAAGCGTCAGCAGCGTGTCGGCCACGAACTTCAGCGCGCCCGAGACCAGGCCCGGGTAAACGCCGATGACGATGCAGAGTCCCGCCATGATGAGTATCGGGAGCATCATGTAGACTGGCGGGTCCCTGACGCCATTGAACTCATCTTTTGGCCTGCCCAGGAACATCACGTAGAACGCGTGGATGAGGCATATAAAAGTAAGAAGACTCGTGGCCCACCCGATGATGGAGAACGCGGTGAAGTCCGTGCCGAAGGCCGAGAACAGCACCGGGAAGCCGGCCTGCACCGAGCCTTCGTAGATCGCTTCCTTACTCCAGAAGCCGTTGAGGAGGGGCACGCCGGACATGGCCAGCGACGCGATTAAAAAGCAAAGGCCAGTGAGGGGCATCTGCTTCATGAGCCCGCCCATCTTATGGATCTGCCTGGTGTTGACCCTCAGAATGAGCGCGCCGGTAATCAAGAACAGGCAGCCCTTGAAAAGCATGTGATTGGTGATGTGAAATAAGGCGCCGTAGACGGCGGCGGGGGTCGCCAGCCCGAAGCCCATGATGATATAGCCCATCTGGCTTATGCTGTGGAACGCCAGTAAGCGCTTGATGTCCTCGGAGAGCAGGGCCATGATGACGCCCACGAGCATGTTGGCGACGCCGAACCCGGCCACGACGAGGATGAGCGTCTGGACGCCCGAAATGGCGTAGAACGGGTAGATGGCCTTCGCCATGGCCACGACGCTCGCCTTGATCAATATGCCCGACATGGTGGCGCTGATGGGCGGCGGCGCCTCGGAGTGGGCCGAGGGCAGCCATATGATGCCCAGGGGCAGCAACCCGGCCTTGGTGCCGAAGCCGAAGAAGAACAGCATGGCCAGTAAGAACATATCGTTCTGGCTTATGGCTCCCGCGGCCAGCTTATTTAAGTCGAGCGTGCCCGCGTCGTTGTAGAGGATGAAGGCGCCCGAGACGACGAGGATGACCTCGATGATGCTTATGGCCAGATAAACGTAGGTCGCATTGATGGCCCGCTTCGTGCGGCCGAACAGGATCAGCACCGCGCTGATGACCGTGGCCGCCTCCAGGAAGATGAGCATCACGATGACGTTGTAGGTGCTCGCCAGGCCGCTCATCATGCCCATGAGCAGGAAATACATGATGAAGTAGGTGTTATCGTAGTGCGTCCTGTCCTTGTATACAAAGGAGTAGAAAACGACCAGCGTGCCGATGAACGCCACGAGCGTGCCGATGAAGATGCCGGGGGCGTCGAGCACTATGAAGCCGTAAGAATAGGGGCTGAGTATCCCCCTCTGGAGCGCCACGAGATAGGACGCGTTAAGCACGAAGAGCAGGGCGGCGCCGGCCACAATGAAGACGTCCTGGATCTTTTCCGAGTACCGGCCCAGGACGTAGGTGAGCAAGGCTCCTATTATCGGCAGAATGATTGGTAAAAGCGCCAGGTATTCGTACATCAGTCAAGGCTTCTATGCCCGTTAATCACATAAAGTTATGTTAAAAAGGGCCCGCAATTATGGCCCGGGATCGGATGATCATGCGGCATCATACTTGTGTTCCGCGTGGAGACGCGATAGCTTTCGAGGCAAAAAGGCATTGGAGGGGAAGCATTCAAGGCCTTTTTGATCGCTATGCCACACGGCCGTTCCCGGGCATACTGCTAGGGAGTCTATGGCTATGATGATCGTATAGTCGTAACTCTGCCGGTATGGTAACAAGCGTTTGCAGTAATTATAACGGCTCAAAAGAGAACTGCCGCTAAAAAAAAGGAAAAACGAAAGAAAAGCGATTATTTCTTGTAGATGGGCGTGCCCGTGGTCTGGGTGAGCTTCTTGTACCCGGCCATGAGCTTCTTCGTCATGGGGCCCGGCTTGCCGTTGCCTATCTCGCGGCCGTCCACCCTCGTGATGGGGCAGAGCTCGGCGGCAGTGCCTGTCACGAAAATCTCGTCCGCAGTATACAGGTCGTAGTAGCTCATGTCGGCCTCGCACAGCGGCATTTTCATCTGCCTCGCCAGGTCGAATACGGCTCCCCTGGTCACGCCCTTGAGGTTGACCTCGACGATCGGCGTCCGGATCTGGCCGTTCTTGATGACGAAGATGTTGTCGCCCGAGCCCTCGGCCAGGTTGCCGTTGACGTCGAAGATGATGGCCTCGTTGGCGCCCTTCACGTTGGCCTCGAGCTTGGCCAGGATGTTGTTCAGGTAGTTGAGCGATTTGATATTCGGGGGCAGGGTCTGCGGCGAGTTCCGCCGGATGCTCACCGTGATGGCGTTCAGGCCCTTCTCGTAGAGATCGCCGTACATGGCGCCCCACGTTTCTGCAATGCAGATCACGGTCGGCTTCGGGCACTTGTTCGGGTCCAGGCCCAGGTCGCCCACGCCCCG
This genomic window from Methanocella sp. contains:
- a CDS encoding hydrogenase maturation protease, with the protein product MDAIFQKELIIRLQGIPPEKVVFVGVGNRMRGDDAIGPVLIDMLSGEVPHAIDADGAPENVTAAIRRLKPLAIVFLDAASLGEAPGSARVVEAGELEKLEASVHNFSLDVVMEYLKASTGADVFLVGVQPERVGEGEGISPALERPLKEIAIILKSSIKKD
- the ilvE gene encoding branched-chain-amino-acid transaminase; translated protein: MASYIYIDGKFYTKESAKISVYDHGLLYGDGVFEGIRAYNGRVFRLDEHVDRMFDGARAIMLKPPVTKEKMKDIILETLRKNDLKDAYIRPIITRGVGDLGLDPNKCPKPTVICIAETWGAMYGDLYEKGLNAITVSIRRNSPQTLPPNIKSLNYLNNILAKLEANVKGANEAIIFDVNGNLAEGSGDNIFVIKNGQIRTPIVEVNLKGVTRGAVFDLARQMKMPLCEADMSYYDLYTADEIFVTGTAAELCPITRVDGREIGNGKPGPMTKKLMAGYKKLTQTTGTPIYKK
- a CDS encoding complex I subunit 5 family protein, producing the protein MYEYLALLPIILPIIGALLTYVLGRYSEKIQDVFIVAGAALLFVLNASYLVALQRGILSPYSYGFIVLDAPGIFIGTLVAFIGTLVVFYSFVYKDRTHYDNTYFIMYFLLMGMMSGLASTYNVIVMLIFLEAATVISAVLILFGRTKRAINATYVYLAISIIEVILVVSGAFILYNDAGTLDLNKLAAGAISQNDMFLLAMLFFFGFGTKAGLLPLGIIWLPSAHSEAPPPISATMSGILIKASVVAMAKAIYPFYAISGVQTLILVVAGFGVANMLVGVIMALLSEDIKRLLAFHSISQMGYIIMGFGLATPAAVYGALFHITNHMLFKGCLFLITGALILRVNTRQIHKMGGLMKQMPLTGLCFLIASLAMSGVPLLNGFWSKEAIYEGSVQAGFPVLFSAFGTDFTAFSIIGWATSLLTFICLIHAFYVMFLGRPKDEFNGVRDPPVYMMLPILIMAGLCIVIGVYPGLVSGALKFVADTLLTLMHV